Within Natator depressus isolate rNatDep1 chromosome 6, rNatDep2.hap1, whole genome shotgun sequence, the genomic segment CCTGTGACCCAGGCTGAGACGGTACAGGAGGCTGGcggggtgggctgggagccaggctctTACTCCACGTCTCAGATTCAGGCATCGATGGCCATGTTTAGGATTGGGAATAAGTAGCCTGACTTGTCAGAGCTACAAActgttctccagctgcccaagaggtggctgcatctcagctccAGGCAAGCCATCCCTGTGCAGCGTTGTGTGTAGCCATTATCCTGCTGCaccgccccagagctggctgcatctcactGCCAGGTGAGCCATCCCCATGTGGCGCTGCTGTGCAGCTGTCCTTCAGGTGCTCCTGCCCAGGGGTGCCTGCATCTGAGTGCCTGGCGAGCCACCCCTGTGCAGTGCTGTgtgtggctgttccccagctgccctgccccagaggtggctgcatctcagagcCAGGCGAGCCATCCCCATGCGGTGTCGCTGTGTGGCGGttcccagctgccccgccccagaggtggctgcatctcagagcCGGGCGAGCCACCCCATGCGGTGTCGCTGTGTGGCGgttcccagctgccctgccccagaggtggctgcatctccgaGCTGGGCGAGCCATCCCCATGCGGTGTTGCTGTGTGGCGgttcccagctgccctgccccagaggtggctgcatctcagagcTGGGCGAGCCATCCCCATGCGGTGTTGCTGTGTGGCGgttcccagctgccctgccccagaggtggctgcatctcagagcTGGGCGAGCCATCCCCATGCGGTGTCGCTGTGTGGCGGTTCctagctgccccaccccagatgtCTTTAAacttcttttccttcctcctgtAGTCAGAGTCCCGACGGCGCCAATCCACCGACTCCTCCTACTCAGCCAGCACTGTGGGTTCGACGCCCGGCAATGGGACCCCTTGCTCTCAGGACACCCCATACTCCAGTGCTCGCCAGGACACCCCCTCGTTCTATGGTCAGTTTACCCCCCAGTCGTCCCAGGGGACCCCGCACACCCCCCGAGGAGGAACGCCGTATTCCCAAGACTCGGCCTACTCCAGCAGGTACCTGCTCTGCACTCTCTGCTGGACCTAATGCTCAGCTTCCCTGCGCCATTAGCGTTCACGCCAggcagctgggctggagctgagcctGGATGGGAGACTGAgagggtgctgcagggagtggggcaggggctcagtggTGGGTGCTTTCCCTGGCAGTCAGTTCTagaccccaatgccccagtgtggcactagggggcactgtgctgcagggagcggggcagggcctcagtAGGGGCCGCTCTCCtttggcagtcagggctggcccctgtgtggcactagggggtgctgtgttgCAGGGAAGGGAGTCAGCAGGgtgcgctctcccctggcagtcagtgcggtgctagggggcgctgtgctacgGGGCAGGGCCTCAGTAGGGGCCGCTCTCCtttggcagtcagggctggcctcAGTATCTCAGTGCTGGATGAGCCGGCCTTGTGCGGCGTTGTGTGTGGCTGTGATCCAGCTGCCCCGACCCGCTCGGTGTGAGCGGCGGTGGGTCTAACAGCTGTTCCTGCGGTGCCCGGATTTCACTGCCTGTGTCTTTCCTCCTCCATCTCCTAGGCAAGGCACGCCCAGCTACTCCAGTTATCACCCGGAGCCGACCTCCTACAAGTCCCGCAGGCACGAGAACAGCTACCCGGAGTCGTATTCCCGCCGGCACtactctgcttcctcctcctcctcctcctcttcctcctccacagctGCCGCCACCGCCGCCTCCTCGCACTACCGCCCCAATGACCCCCACTACTCGCCCTACAACCAGCAGTACGAGGGGGCAGGCGGGCGCTACCAACGCCGCCACTCCTCCGAGGGACGCTCCTCCTCACaccactcctcctcttcctccgccCACCGCTCCCACCAAAGAGAGGACTCCACTTATCAGTCCCGGCACCGGGAGCGCCCCCAGCGGGACGATCCCACCCctgcttcttcttcctcttcctcctcctcctcttcttcttcctcttcctcctcctcctcttcttcttcctcttcctcctccgcTTCCACCACGGCAGCTTCTTACCCCGTGGCTCCAGCCACGCCGGATGGGACCCTCTTCCAGAACAGCCACAGCTTCGGCCAGCAAGGGGAGTCCTTCGCAGCCCCTAGTGCCATCTACCCTCCCTACCCGGCCCCCCTGGAGCCCTTCCCGCTACCCCCGGAGCCACACCCCTGTGATCAGGATTACCGGCTGCTGCCCACGGCTGAGACCTTTGCTgccaactccctgccccccacggaATTTCTGGCTCAGGAAAGCAAGGAAGAGCCCAGCCCTGCGGCTGCCAGCgctgaagatcaggcccagtCGCCGGCCCCCCAGGCCTCGCCGGCCCGTTTGGGCTCCCCGGCACCAGAGACCACCAATGAGAGCGTCCCAtttgcccaccacagcagcctgGATTCGCGCATTGAGATGCTGCTGAAGGAGCAGAGGTCCAAGTTCTCCTTCCTCAATTCAGACACTGAGGAAGACGAGGAGGAAGGGGGCAAGGCGGGGGCAAAGGGGGCAGAACCGCAtgggccctgcaccccgcccccacccctgcctgtcAGCTTTGAGGATGTGGTACCAGCTCCGGACGCCGGGGTAGAGTCGCCTAAGGCCAACGGGCAGGACAGGGTGAGATGCTGCtcctggggtctgggagggggtggggtctaGTGAATTagagggcgggggaaggggggcgctgggagtcaggactcctgggttctatcagcagttgtgggaggggagtgggatctagtgggttagagcaggggggctggaagccaggacttgTGGGGATGATGTGGGTTtggagagggaggagaggggtgggattggagggtggggtgggggtgggagtgctgcgggagggggcagcgggTGTCCGGGTAGGACAGGGCCTGTTGCTGGAacgggggggcgtgtcataaccCCGCCTCCTTCCCCAGGCCTCCCAGCAGTCATCGGGCGAGGACATGGAGATCtcggaggaggaggcggaggaggagccCACGGGGTCGGCGCCGGCCGATCCACACTTCCCGGTGCTGCCTGCGGGCCTCGGCCACCTCCCGCTGGGTGTCTCGGCCTTCGCCCACCCACCGGAGCCGCCCCCTACCTACCCACTGCAGCCCCTCATGTCAGTCTCCCTGCCCCACCTGACGGGTGAGGCCGACTACCCCCAGgccccaccaccccaccaccTGCAGGCGCCGGGCCTCCCGGACTACGGGGCGCAGGCAGGCACGGCGGGCACAGGACCCGGGgcggctgctcccccccacaTCTATGACTTCGTTAACTCCCTGGAGCTGATGAACCGGCTGGGCAACCAGTGGGGCGGGATGCCCATGTCCTTCCAGATGCAGACCCAGATGCTGAGCCGGCTGCACCAGCTGCGCCAGGGCAAGGGGCAGTTCGAAGAGCCCTTCCCCTACCATCAGGAGGCAGCGTTCGCCAGCCACCCACTCTATGGGCACTACCTGCTGGACCAGGACAGCCGCCACTTCCCGAGAGACCAGCTTTTCCTGCAGCAGCCGGCCAGCACCGAGGAGCCACCGCCCGGCTCGGAGCAGCCCCCGCCTCCGCCGCCCCCGTCACAACCGCAGCGACTGCTGGACTACCGGGCAGCGACGTGGGGCTACCAGGAGGAGGCGCCCTGCAACCCACATGCTTCCACTGTGGACAGCGTCCTGGCCACCCTGACTCAGGAGATGAAGAGCATCATGCAGCGTGACCTCAACCGCAAGATGGTGGAGAATGTGGCCTTCAGCACCTTCGACAAGTGGTGGGAGCGCAAAGAGCAGAAAGCCAAGGTGAGAGCCGGGAGCCCCCCACTATTGGAGCTGTGGGGCCTCCCCGACCTCCAGCCCCTTGTGAGTTGGAGCAGTGGGCACCCCCAACCTCCAGCCCTGGTatctcttcccctctccaccaACTCCCTGGAAATCAGAGCATTGACCGCCCCCCGCACCCTACCGCCAGCCTACTGGGTGGTGCAGGAGTATGCCTCTCCAACCCCGCAGCCATGAGCCCCTCCAGCCCTCTTATCTCCCTCCCGCTTCCCCATTTCCAGATGCTGTGGGcgtgcccccacccctccctgtgtCAAGCCACTGGTTGGCACTGTTCCTGACTCAGGCCTTGTCGAAAAGGGGGGTGGGTTCCATTTTCAGAGtgggggctggaagtcaggatgTGCCTGGATTCTATTCCACCCTTGGGAGGGCAGTGGGTCTGGTGGGTTTGaatgggggctgggcctgggagtGAGgcctcctgggttcaattcccagctctgggaggggagtggggtctagtgggttagagcaggggggctgggagccaggacttggGTTCTATCCCTGTGTCTGTGTGGGCGAGTGGGACCtagtgagttagagcaggggggctgggttcAATGTGCACTTCTGCACCCTGTGCCATTCCCAAGGCAGAACTCAGCCCCCCCGGCATGGGGCCTTGTCACGGGGCTCTTGGCAGAGTTATAATAGGGTGTCCTGGCTTCAGCCCTTCCAAAACGCAGCCAAGCAACAGgccaaggaggaggagaaggagaaaaccAAACTCAAAGATCCGGCCCTGCTGTCCTTGGTCGACTGGGCCAAGAGCGGCGGCACCGTCAGCCTCGAGGGCTTCAGCTTCGGAACCGGCCTCCGTGGGGCACTCAGGCTCCCGTCCTTCAAGGTAAATGTACCTCAGCTGCCTGGGAatggacatggggcctttcccctttgGGGGACGCTGGCTCTCATCTGGTCCCAGGGCGTGGGACTGGCTGgctgatgggggggcgggggagggatggacatggggcctttcccctctagggggcgcctgCTCTTAGCCTGTCAACTCCCCAAGCtgctcctgtccctggcagccaCTGTGCTCTTTGCAGGTGAAAAGGAAAGAGCCTTCTGAGATCTCGGAGAGCAGTGAAGAGACGCGACCCCGGCCTTCCACTCccgcggaggaggaggaggaggatggtgaGCAGTCTCTTGTGAGCGGTGTCAGTGGGATTGGGAGTTCTATCCCCGGCCTTGGGAGGGGGGTGGCAGTTTAGTGGGTGAGAGCGGGGAGCCTCGATTCTCTCCCTACCTTTGGGACGGCAGTGGGGTCttgtgggttagagcgggggggctttgagccaggacagctgggttctatccccagcactgggaggggagctggTTCTAGTGGGTTAAAatagtgggggctgggagccaggactcctggattctgtccctggccttgggaggagagtgggtctggtgggttagagtagttggcttggagccaggactccttggatctctccccagctctgggagggcagtgggctcTGGTGGATTGGagaagggcggggggggcgggctggctggctggcagccagctaggactcctgggttcatctCCCTGTAAATGTTCCCTGCCCTTGCCCCTCACAGACAAGGAGGCTGCTCAAGGACCAAAGGGATCCAAGCGGGATGAAGAGTGGATCAAGGGGCCGGGCAAGCGACGGAAGCTCTTCTGCCTGGACAGCGAAGGGGAAGAGACCTCTGAAGAGTCATCCTCGGAGAAGGTGAGAGCAGCCGCCACTTCTAGCCCATCTCCAGCAGTCTGTTCCCCGGCACAGGTGGAGACCCCCTGTCCGGGCCCATCTTCTCTGCATGTAATCCCTTCCCTgtctgtctgcctcagtttcccctccccattTGAAGACTCCATCTCCCAGGTAAGTTGAGGGTGGTTTGCCTGGGGGTCAGGGAGCCCCCAAAGGTAAAAGATTCTCCCAGCCTTTCCAGAACCCCAAGAGCTCTCTCCATGTGCCCTATTTTATCCTTTCAAGGAGGAGGAAGACGACGAGccggatgaagaggaggaggaggaagagcagcggcgggaggaggaagaggaggatgcaGCACACAGCGACAAGGAAGAGGAATCAGAAGGTAAAAGAACTGGGATGTTTCCCATTgttggcactagggggcgctgcgctgcaggGGGCGaggcagggctcagcagggggcgctcaaccctggcagtcagtgctggccccagtgcccaGCGTTAACAGCACATAAAGATCCGTCTTTCAGATGAGGCAGGGACCAGGCCTCTGATGTTCGATGGTGATCAAAAGTCCTGGATCCTCTTCAGCAAGAGTCGGAGCACGAACCCCGGTGTGCTGGCCAGATCCGCTTACTGCGCTCtggctccctctttcccccctgtGCATCCAGCCCAACGCAGAGCTCTCCATCGCTTCCCCCCGAAAGATTGAATGTTTGTGTGGGGCTGTTAcccagctgccccccagcactgggcGAGCCGCCCCCATGTGGTAGCACTGTTCCTCAGCTGCCGCGCATCCCTGTGCAGAGTCACTGTGCGGCTGttcccagctgccccgccccagaggtggctgcatcccagCACGGGGAGAGCCATTCTTGTGCAGTCACTGTGCGGCTGTTCCCAGCTgctccgccccagaggtggctgcatctcagcatgGGGAGAGCCGTCACTGTGTGGCTGttcccagctgccccgccccagaggtggctgcattgcggCACGGGGAGAGCCATCCCTGTGCAGAGTCACTGTGCGGCtgttcccagctgccccaccccagaggcggctgcatctcagcacgGGGAGAGCCATCCCTGTGCAGTCACTGTGCGGCTGttcccagctgccccgccccagaggtggctgcatcccagCACGGGGAGAGCCATTCTTGTGCAGTCACTGTGCAGCTGttcccagctgccccgccccagaggtggctgcatctcagcacagCAAGAGCCATCCCTGTGCAGAGTCACTGTGCGGCTGttcccagctgccccgccccagaggtgactgcattgcGGCATGGGGAGAGCCATCCCTGTGCAGAGTCACTGTGCGGCTGttcccagctgccccgccccagaggtggctgcatctcagcacggGGAGAGCCATCCCTGTGCAGAGTCACTGTGCGGCTGTTCCCAGCTGCTCcgtcccagaggtggctgcatcgcGGCAATAGATTGCTATACAGTGGAGACTGAGCTGCCCTTTGCTTTGCCTAGAAGCAGCAGAGAGCGAGGACTCCTCTATATACTCCCTTTACGAGGAATCAGACGAAGACAGCGACAGCGCTTCGGACTCTGAGAgcagctcgtcctcctcctcctcctcctcggacgAAGCGGAGAACACCATGGACGAGTCCACCATGGACAGCTGCCCCGTGGagccagcagggaaggagagcaaagCTGCGTCCTTGGCAGGCACGGAACTGGACAAGGTCAAAGAGGCCACGCTAGGTACGTAGCCAATTACATCCATCCCCTCAGGAAGGGCAGGATCGTTCCCAACTGTCTGCTTCCCGACAGAGATGGAGAGACCCCATCCGGGCCCATctcacctgcccccacccagggcagggtTTTCCCCGACGCTGGTAGAGATGGAGACGCCCCATTTGGGCCCATCTCGCCCGTGCCCACCCGGGGCTGGGTCGTCCCCAGCCATCTGCTCCCTGGCAGAGATGGAGATGCCCCGTCTAGCAGGAGCGGAGGGTGAGAGTACGTTGTTGGAGATCAGGGATATCATGCCATGTGTCGGGGCCCACGGACGGCAGGATGGGGGCCATGCCGGGAAGGGGTTGAGCTGACATAGGCTCTTCCGGCTGAGGCCTGTGGTGGGAGGCACTGaagtggggtgcaggacgggCCAGGCCAGGAGGCAGTGAGGGGCCCTGGGTTCCATCTCGGTGTGTGGTTGGGGTGCTCTCTAACCCCCTGTGATCTCCCTTCTCGCAGAGCCCGCAGCGGAGCAGAAAGCCGCCCCCCCGGAGGAGCGTGAGGCTGAGCTGACTCCTCGCCCCTCCTCgcccatccccctcctgccacCCCCCAAGAAGCGCCGGAAAACAGTCTCCTTCTCAGCCCCTGGCGAGGAGGAGGTGGCCAAGGCGGGGGCAGAGAAGGTGGCCGAAGTAGCCCCGTCCtcacttccccttcctcccccgcccccgccccctgccgaGGAGCTAGCACCTCCCCCAGTAGTGCCTGTGGAACCCGCCGCGCCAATGCCCCAAGTGCCCTTAGCGCAGGACACCCCCCGCCCTGCCAcgccgccccctgcccccaagcctcCCTTCAGTGGGGGGCGTAAGCGGGAGCCCCCCAAAGCCAGCCAAAGAACCATCAGCAACCTGCCGGCCGACCACGCCTCGCTGGTGAAGTGCTGGGCCGAGGAGCCACCTGCCGGCAGCGGACGCCGTCGCTCCCGTTCCCGCTCCTCGGAGCCCCCACGGCCCCTGGCCAGTGGGGAGGCCGAGCGGCTGCGGCTTCGGGAGCAGCTGGGcgcctcctccctcctggagctggcCAACCAGCCCGAGGCGGGCGGTGTGGACCTGGCCGTGCTGGCAGACATCGCCCTGAAGATGCCCATTGGCTGCGCCAAAGAGGAGGCTGAGGATTCAGAGGGCACGGAGACGTCCGATGAGGCGGAGGAGCAGTCGCCCCCCCGCGCCCTGCCCGCACCCCGAGACAACAGCATCCTCCTGGAGCACAACTACGCCATGGCTGTGAGAGCGGCGCCGCCACCTCCCCGGCGAGCAGCCAAGGCCGAGGAGGAGGCCCCGGGCCCAGCTGAGCTGCTGCGGGTGGATCTCTTCGGGGGGCACGTGGGGGAGGTGCTGGAGGCCCCGGAGGAGGTGGTGGCGGAGGCCAGCGAGGCCAAGGCTGAGCCCGAGGTGGGCGCCCTCCTGGCACTGGCTGGGGAGGAGCGGGCCAGGAGGAAGCGACACCGAGACAAAGAGGAGGCACCGGACTCCCCGGCCTCGGAGCCCTGCCCCTCGGAGagcgaagaagaagaggaggagagcgAGGACGCTGACGCTGGCGAGACGCGCCGGAGGACGCTGCGCTCCCACTCGCACAAGCCCTGGCCTCAGCCCCTTCCCTCCTTTGAGACCCGCAGCGAGTTCGAGCAGATGACCATCCTCTACGACATCTGGAACTCGGGACTGGACGTGGAGGACATGCACTACCTGAAACTCACCTACGAGCGCCTGCTGCAGGAGGACAACAGCACCGACTGGCTCAACGACACCCACTGGGTGCACCACACCAATATCCTTACTGTGGAGCCTCTggggggggcgctggctcccatcccatcccaggtggggtggaggggggctggCAATGGGACACGggacctttcccctctagggggtgctggctcccatcCCGTTCAGCAcggggctggaggtggggaaggtgacggggagcgggggggggggttcccctctAGGGGGAGTTGGCTCCAATCTGGCCCCAGGGTGAGGGACCTGCTGGCTCAGGGACTGAGAAATGGGACACGGgacctttcccctctgggggcgctggctcccataaGGCCCCAGAGGTTTAGCAGTCAGCTGAATGCCTGGTGTCCTAGAGAACATGAGATTGTGGGGTCTGTACCCTGTGGCCTGAGCGGTTGGCATCCCTGTCTGCCCCTGTTGGCACAGCTCATGCTGCCAGCCCGAGAGAGGCTGAACGGCCCATGGATCCTGTCCCGTGGAGGGGATGAGGAGTCTGGGCATGTTGGTCTCTCCCAGCCGGCCTTTTCCTTAACCTCTGCCCCCACTCACCaacattgccaaccccaagcggAAGCGGAAGTCGTCGGACCTGCGGGAGCACCAGACTGGCTGTGCCCGCAGCGAAGGCTACTACCCCATCAGCAAAAAGGAGAAGGACAAATATCTCGACGTGTGTCCTGTGACGGCACAGGAGCTGGAGGTGATGGACACCCAGGTATCAGGAGCGTCCCCGGCAGCCTGAGCCCCTGGCAGAGATGGAGACGCCCTGGGGGGCCCATCTCCACTTGGGGCAGGATTGTCCCTGACTGCTTGTTCCCCGGGCAGAAATGGAGACGCCCCAGTCGGCCCCATCTCGCctgtccccacccagggcaggtcgTCCCCACCAGCTTGTTCCCCTGGCGGAGATGGAGACACCCCAGCTGGGCCAGTCTCACCGGGGGACGGGATTGTCACCTGGCAGAGGTGGAGATACCCCAGCCGGGCCCATCTCGCCTgtccccacccagggctgaatcATCCCCGGTCGCCTGTTCCCCTTGCAGacttggagagtgggtgggggcgTCGGTGATGTGATCCCTTTTGCGAGGACAGATGCTCTAACCCCCTCTCCTGCCGTCTCCCAGGGCACCAACCGCATCCTGTCGGAGCGGAGGTCGGAGCAGCGGCGCCTGCTCAGCGCCATCGGCTCCTCTGCCATCCTGGACAGCGACTTGCTGAAGCTCAATCAGCTCAAGGTATGTGCTCAGCGCTGCGGATCCTCGGTGGGGCATGTGGGGCAGGACTGGCTTCCCTGGCTACAGAAGGGCAGAGGATGTCTTGGGAGGCACTGACCCCAGTGCACTAGGGggccctgtgctgcagggagtggggtggagggctcagcagggggcgctctcccctggcggTCAGTCCTGGCCCCCTTGCCCACTGTGGCTCTGGGGGTGCTGTGCAGCAGGATGTGGGGCAGCAGTTCGGTGCAGGGACATGACTGCCCCTAAGACCAGTGTGTCCCAGTCACACCAGTACTGTAACCGTCCTGTCCCCCCTCACTCCAGTTCCGTAAGAAGAAGCTGCGGTTTGGCCGGAGCCGTATCCATGAGTGGGGCCTGTTCGCCATGGAGCCGATCGCTGCCGATGAGATGGTGATTGAGTATGTGGGGCAGAACATCCGGCAGGTGAGTCCAGGGGTGTGGCAGTGGCACTGCCCTATCGGTgccaggctctgtgtgtgtgtgtgggggggtgaaatTGACAAGGGTCTGTCCCCCAGTTGCCCTACCCcacaggtggctgcatctcagcacggGGTGAGCCATCCGTGTGCAGTGCGGCTCTtctccagctgcccctccccagagtTGGCTGCCATTCGGTGCCAGGCGAGCCGTCGGTGTGC encodes:
- the SETD1A gene encoding histone-lysine N-methyltransferase SETD1A, yielding MDQESGGDIQKAPNFQWRSYKLVIDPALRRAPQKVYRYDGVHFSAPDSGYTPVGDVRDPRPRRIWSKHRDLSLPVPKFKLDEFYIGQIPLKEVTFARLNDNIKEPFLAEMCKKYGEIEEIEILYNPKNRKHLGLAKVLFTSTRGAKETVKNLHNTSVMGNIIHAQLDIKGQQRMKYYELIVNGSYTPQTVPTGGKSLSEKFPAPVTQAETSESRRRQSTDSSYSASTVGSTPGNGTPCSQDTPYSSARQDTPSFYGQFTPQSSQGTPHTPRGGTPYSQDSAYSSRQGTPSYSSYHPEPTSYKSRRHENSYPESYSRRHYSASSSSSSSSSSTAAATAASSHYRPNDPHYSPYNQQYEGAGGRYQRRHSSEGRSSSHHSSSSSAHRSHQREDSTYQSRHRERPQRDDPTPASSSSSSSSSSSSSSSSSSSSSSSSSASTTAASYPVAPATPDGTLFQNSHSFGQQGESFAAPSAIYPPYPAPLEPFPLPPEPHPCDQDYRLLPTAETFAANSLPPTEFLAQESKEEPSPAAASAEDQAQSPAPQASPARLGSPAPETTNESVPFAHHSSLDSRIEMLLKEQRSKFSFLNSDTEEDEEEGGKAGAKGAEPHGPCTPPPPLPVSFEDVVPAPDAGVESPKANGQDRASQQSSGEDMEISEEEAEEEPTGSAPADPHFPVLPAGLGHLPLGVSAFAHPPEPPPTYPLQPLMSVSLPHLTGEADYPQAPPPHHLQAPGLPDYGAQAGTAGTGPGAAAPPHIYDFVNSLELMNRLGNQWGGMPMSFQMQTQMLSRLHQLRQGKGQFEEPFPYHQEAAFASHPLYGHYLLDQDSRHFPRDQLFLQQPASTEEPPPGSEQPPPPPPPSQPQRLLDYRAATWGYQEEAPCNPHASTVDSVLATLTQEMKSIMQRDLNRKMVENVAFSTFDKWWERKEQKAKPFQNAAKQQAKEEEKEKTKLKDPALLSLVDWAKSGGTVSLEGFSFGTGLRGALRLPSFKVKRKEPSEISESSEETRPRPSTPAEEEEEDDKEAAQGPKGSKRDEEWIKGPGKRRKLFCLDSEGEETSEESSSEKEEEDDEPDEEEEEEEQRREEEEEDAAHSDKEEESEEAAESEDSSIYSLYEESDEDSDSASDSESSSSSSSSSSDEAENTMDESTMDSCPVEPAGKESKAASLAGTELDKVKEATLEPAAEQKAAPPEEREAELTPRPSSPIPLLPPPKKRRKTVSFSAPGEEEVAKAGAEKVAEVAPSSLPLPPPPPPPAEELAPPPVVPVEPAAPMPQVPLAQDTPRPATPPPAPKPPFSGGRKREPPKASQRTISNLPADHASLVKCWAEEPPAGSGRRRSRSRSSEPPRPLASGEAERLRLREQLGASSLLELANQPEAGGVDLAVLADIALKMPIGCAKEEAEDSEGTETSDEAEEQSPPRALPAPRDNSILLEHNYAMAVRAAPPPPRRAAKAEEEAPGPAELLRVDLFGGHVGEVLEAPEEVVAEASEAKAEPEVGALLALAGEERARRKRHRDKEEAPDSPASEPCPSESEEEEEESEDADAGETRRRTLRSHSHKPWPQPLPSFETRSEFEQMTILYDIWNSGLDVEDMHYLKLTYERLLQEDNSTDWLNDTHWVHHTITNIANPKRKRKSSDLREHQTGCARSEGYYPISKKEKDKYLDVCPVTAQELEVMDTQGTNRILSERRSEQRRLLSAIGSSAILDSDLLKLNQLKFRKKKLRFGRSRIHEWGLFAMEPIAADEMVIEYVGQNIRQVVADMREKRYVQEGIGSSYLFRVDHDTIIDATKCGNLARFINHCCTPNCYAKVITIEAQKKIVIYSKQPISVNEEITYDYKFPIEENKIPCLCGTENCRGTLN